Proteins encoded in a region of the Vibrio sp. CB1-14 genome:
- a CDS encoding BMP family lipoprotein, with translation MKKTILKMSALAVAVTSFGAFAAKPAVVYDTAGKFDKSFNEAVFQNGVKVFNADKGIKVREFEPQNEAQREQGLRRLASRGFTPIVAVGFNMASAVEKVATEFPDIQFTIIDMVVDKPNVQSIVFKEHEGSFLVGALAAKASKTDKVGFVGGMDIPLIRKFECGYRQGAKYANPQIETFQNMTGSTPAAFADPAKGSELAKSQFSKGADVIYAAAGGTGMGVYQAAKDAGNFAIGVDSNQNHLQPGTMLTSMVKKVGVAAYNTWEDAEQGNWEAGIKVLGLKEGAVEWAYDDYNKDLITPEMKTYLDGLKADIVSGKIAVHDYMSDNTCNI, from the coding sequence GTGAAAAAAACTATTCTAAAAATGTCTGCACTTGCAGTGGCAGTAACTTCTTTTGGTGCATTCGCAGCAAAACCAGCAGTGGTTTACGATACAGCCGGTAAATTCGACAAATCGTTTAACGAAGCTGTATTCCAAAACGGTGTTAAAGTTTTCAATGCAGACAAAGGCATCAAAGTACGTGAATTTGAACCACAGAATGAAGCACAGCGCGAGCAAGGCCTACGCCGTCTAGCAAGCCGTGGTTTCACTCCAATCGTGGCGGTCGGCTTTAACATGGCATCTGCTGTTGAAAAAGTCGCGACTGAATTCCCAGACATTCAATTCACTATCATCGATATGGTAGTCGACAAGCCAAACGTTCAATCTATCGTCTTTAAAGAGCACGAAGGTTCATTCCTAGTGGGTGCGCTTGCCGCTAAAGCGTCTAAGACAGATAAAGTAGGCTTCGTTGGTGGTATGGATATCCCATTGATTCGTAAGTTCGAGTGTGGCTACCGCCAAGGTGCGAAATACGCAAACCCACAAATCGAAACCTTCCAAAACATGACTGGCTCTACGCCAGCAGCATTTGCTGACCCAGCAAAAGGCTCTGAGCTTGCGAAATCACAGTTCTCTAAAGGCGCTGACGTTATTTACGCAGCAGCTGGCGGCACAGGTATGGGTGTTTACCAAGCAGCGAAAGATGCGGGCAACTTCGCTATCGGTGTTGACTCAAACCAAAACCACCTACAACCAGGCACTATGCTGACTTCAATGGTTAAGAAAGTAGGCGTTGCCGCTTACAACACATGGGAAGATGCAGAGCAAGGCAATTGGGAAGCTGGCATCAAGGTACTAGGTCTTAAAGAAGGTGCGGTTGAGTGGGCATACGATGACTACAACAAAGATCTGATCACACCAGAAATGAAGACTTACCTAGATGGTCTTAAAGCTGACATCGTATCAGGCAAAATCGCCGTTCACGACTACATGTCTGACAACACATGTAACATCTAA
- a CDS encoding DUF5363 family protein encodes MLKLFKRWLARYDQWCESLGLTPENRRSCVPYKKEPQDDDR; translated from the coding sequence ATGTTGAAGTTGTTCAAGAGATGGCTTGCTAGATATGATCAATGGTGTGAGTCACTTGGTTTAACACCAGAAAATAGGCGCAGTTGTGTGCCATACAAGAAAGAGCCGCAAGACGATGATAGATAG
- a CDS encoding TatD family hydrolase — MIDSHCHLDLLAQQKDLQQVLSDAKQQGVEKIIVPAINESNWAAVQILSEQNEDIYYALGFHPQFLDGLSEHSLDNLASRVVSSVPEKCVAIGECGLDFYHGRENETLQKQYLNAQIDIANQSQLPILLHCRKAHQDLVALLKRNPPKYSGVVHGFSGSVQQAMDFIKLGLKIGVGGVITYPRAKKTRATIAAIPLESLLIETDAPDMPLSGYQGLPNEPKMVNMVLTSLIELRNESGQTVASQLSNNGKLTFRFCD; from the coding sequence ATGATAGATAGTCACTGTCATTTAGATTTACTTGCACAGCAAAAAGATTTGCAGCAAGTGCTCAGCGATGCGAAACAGCAAGGGGTCGAGAAAATCATTGTCCCTGCTATTAATGAAAGTAACTGGGCAGCCGTTCAAATACTTAGTGAGCAGAATGAAGACATCTATTACGCACTCGGCTTTCATCCACAGTTTCTCGATGGGTTGAGTGAACACAGTCTGGATAATTTGGCCTCAAGGGTTGTCTCTTCAGTGCCTGAAAAGTGTGTCGCTATTGGTGAATGCGGTCTGGATTTCTACCATGGCCGGGAAAATGAAACGCTGCAAAAACAGTATCTCAACGCTCAGATTGATATTGCTAACCAGAGCCAATTGCCGATTTTACTCCATTGTCGAAAAGCGCATCAGGATTTGGTGGCGTTATTAAAACGCAATCCTCCTAAATATAGTGGTGTGGTTCATGGATTTAGCGGTAGCGTTCAACAGGCAATGGATTTCATCAAATTGGGGTTAAAAATCGGTGTTGGCGGTGTGATCACGTATCCAAGAGCGAAGAAAACACGCGCTACTATCGCCGCGATTCCGTTGGAAAGTTTGTTAATAGAAACGGATGCCCCTGATATGCCATTAAGTGGTTATCAAGGGCTTCCTAACGAACCCAAAATGGTAAACATGGTGCTAACGTCTTTAATTGAGCTGCGAAATGAATCTGGGCAAACGGTTGCCTCACAGTTATCAAATAATGGCAAATTGACGTTTAGATTTTGTGACTAA